From a single Streptomyces sp. NBC_01264 genomic region:
- the pspAA gene encoding PspA-associated protein PspAA produces the protein MIVRVMGEGQVELADSHFTELNKLDDELLAEMESGDEEGFRRTLGQLLEAVRRLGTPLPDEALEPSELILPGPDASLDEVREMLKDDGLIPG, from the coding sequence ATGATTGTCCGCGTCATGGGGGAAGGTCAGGTGGAGCTGGCGGACAGCCACTTCACCGAGCTCAACAAGCTGGACGACGAACTGCTCGCGGAGATGGAGAGCGGCGACGAGGAGGGCTTCCGGCGCACGCTGGGCCAGCTCCTCGAAGCCGTACGGCGGCTCGGCACACCACTGCCCGACGAGGCGCTGGAGCCGTCCGAGCTGATCCTGCCCGGCCCCGACGCCTCGCTGGACGAGGTACGGGAGATGCTCAAGGACGACGGGCTGATCCCGGGCTGA
- a CDS encoding adenosylcobinamide-GDP ribazoletransferase, producing MTDSYDGPSPTPPPERASLLDGVRFAFGTLTVLPTRITRWDRPAARTGMACAPLAGLVVGLLAAAPGVVLLLCGGGPLLAAAVTVAVPAALTRALHLDGLADTADGLGSAKPADAALRIMKQSDIGPFGVVVLVFTLLVQVAALADVYADSWIRGALAAVVASVTARLAMTLASRDGVPAARPEGLGAAVAGVVPREAAAAVAGLVLVLSAAAALPLGLPAAAQHAAAVLAALLAAEALLRRCVGRFDGVTGDVFGALAEVSATAALVVLALG from the coding sequence ATGACAGATTCGTACGACGGCCCGTCCCCGACCCCGCCCCCGGAGCGCGCCTCGCTGCTCGACGGGGTGCGCTTCGCCTTCGGCACGCTCACCGTGCTGCCCACCCGCATCACCCGCTGGGACCGCCCCGCCGCCCGCACCGGCATGGCCTGCGCCCCGCTCGCCGGGCTCGTCGTGGGGCTCCTCGCGGCCGCGCCCGGCGTGGTCCTGCTGCTGTGCGGCGGGGGTCCGCTGCTCGCCGCCGCCGTCACCGTCGCCGTACCGGCGGCCCTGACCCGCGCCCTGCACCTGGACGGCCTCGCCGACACGGCGGACGGGCTGGGCAGCGCCAAGCCGGCCGACGCCGCGCTGCGCATCATGAAGCAGTCCGACATCGGGCCCTTCGGGGTGGTGGTGCTGGTGTTCACGCTGCTGGTCCAGGTCGCCGCCCTGGCCGACGTGTACGCCGACAGCTGGATCCGGGGCGCCCTGGCCGCCGTGGTCGCCTCCGTCACCGCCCGGCTCGCCATGACCCTGGCCTCCCGCGACGGGGTCCCCGCGGCCCGCCCCGAGGGGCTGGGCGCGGCGGTCGCCGGAGTCGTCCCGCGCGAGGCCGCCGCCGCGGTCGCCGGACTCGTGCTGGTGCTGTCCGCCGCCGCCGCGCTGCCGCTGGGCCTGCCGGCCGCCGCGCAGCACGCGGCGGCGGTCCTGGCCGCCCTGCTGGCCGCGGAAGCCCTGCTCCGCCGCTGCGTAGGCCGCTTCGACGGGGTCACCGGTGACGTGTTCGGAGCCCTGGCCGAGGTCTCGGCGACCGCGGCCCTGGTCGTACTGGCCCTGGGCTAG
- a CDS encoding PspA/IM30 family protein codes for MSGVMKRMGMIFRAKANKALDRAEDPRETLDYSYQKQLELLQKVRRGVADVATSRKRLELQLNQLQGQSSKLEDQGRKALALGREDLAREALSRRASLQQQVSDLEVQHQTLQGEEEKLTLAAQRLQAKVDAFRTKKETIKATYTAAQAQTRIAESFSGISEEMSDVGLAIQRAEDKTAQLQARAGAIDELLASGALDDQSGLGSKDDIQAELDRLSGGTDVELELQRMKAELAGGPSAQQQSIEGGAPGAGQQSQTQHRFDKQ; via the coding sequence ATGAGCGGTGTCATGAAGCGTATGGGGATGATCTTCCGCGCGAAGGCGAACAAGGCCCTGGACCGGGCCGAGGACCCGCGCGAGACCCTCGACTACTCGTACCAGAAGCAGCTCGAACTGCTTCAGAAGGTGCGCCGCGGCGTCGCCGACGTGGCGACCTCCCGCAAGCGGCTGGAGCTGCAGCTCAACCAGCTCCAGGGCCAGTCCAGCAAGCTGGAGGACCAGGGCCGCAAGGCGCTGGCCCTGGGCCGCGAGGACCTGGCCCGCGAGGCCCTGTCCCGCCGCGCCTCGCTGCAGCAGCAGGTCAGCGACCTGGAGGTGCAGCACCAGACCCTCCAGGGCGAGGAGGAGAAGCTGACGCTGGCCGCGCAGCGGCTGCAGGCCAAGGTGGACGCCTTCCGCACCAAGAAGGAGACCATCAAGGCCACGTACACGGCCGCCCAGGCGCAGACGCGGATCGCCGAGTCCTTCTCCGGCATCTCCGAGGAGATGAGCGACGTCGGCCTCGCCATCCAGCGGGCCGAGGACAAGACGGCGCAGCTCCAGGCCCGCGCCGGCGCGATCGACGAGCTGCTCGCCTCCGGCGCGCTCGACGACCAGAGCGGCCTCGGCTCCAAGGACGACATCCAGGCCGAGCTCGACCGGCTCTCCGGCGGGACCGACGTGGAGCTGGAGCTCCAGCGCATGAAGGCCGAGCTGGCGGGCGGCCCCTCCGCCCAGCAGCAGTCCATCGAGGGCGGCGCCCCGGGCGCCGGCCAGCAGTCGCAGACCCAGCACCGGTTCGACAAGCAGTAG
- a CDS encoding response regulator produces MEKTPNQAPTPIRVLLADDQALLRSAFKVLVDSEADMCVVGEASDGAQAFELARTERPDVVLMDIRMPGTDGLAATRLISADPELAGVRVVMLTTFEVDEYVAASLRAGASGFLGKGAEPEELLNAIRVAAAGDALLSPAATKGLIATFLAQGGGEGDTPAAGAAHLQRLAALTGREREVLVLVAAGLSNDEIARRLEVSPLTVKTHVNRAMSKLGARDRAQLVVIAYESGLVRPRAD; encoded by the coding sequence GTGGAAAAGACCCCGAACCAGGCCCCGACGCCCATCCGGGTGCTCCTCGCCGACGACCAGGCCCTGCTGCGCAGCGCGTTCAAGGTGCTCGTCGACTCCGAGGCCGACATGTGTGTCGTCGGGGAGGCCTCCGACGGGGCGCAGGCCTTCGAGCTGGCGCGCACGGAGCGGCCCGACGTCGTGCTCATGGACATCCGGATGCCCGGCACCGACGGCCTCGCCGCCACCCGGCTGATCAGCGCCGACCCCGAACTGGCCGGGGTCCGCGTGGTGATGCTGACGACCTTCGAGGTGGACGAGTACGTGGCGGCCTCCCTGCGGGCGGGCGCCTCCGGGTTCCTCGGCAAGGGAGCCGAGCCCGAGGAGCTGCTCAACGCCATCCGCGTCGCGGCCGCCGGCGACGCGCTGCTCTCCCCGGCCGCCACGAAGGGGCTCATCGCCACCTTCCTCGCGCAGGGCGGCGGCGAGGGGGACACCCCCGCCGCGGGCGCCGCCCACCTGCAGCGCCTGGCGGCACTGACCGGACGCGAGCGCGAGGTCCTCGTCCTCGTGGCGGCGGGCCTGTCCAACGACGAGATCGCCCGCCGGCTGGAAGTCAGCCCGCTCACCGTCAAGACCCACGTGAACCGGGCCATGTCCAAGCTCGGCGCCCGCGATCGGGCGCAATTGGTGGTCATCGCGTACGAATCGGGACTTGTGCGGCCCAGGGCCGACTAG
- the nadA gene encoding quinolinate synthase NadA: MRVVTTAQPLDNQPLDVQPTPLALLLLGREADPKSERGVECPGDLPSPSDPDLVARARAAKEKLGDKVFILGHHYQRDEVIEFADVTGDSFKLAKDAAAKPEAEYIVFCGVHFMAESADILTSDDQKVVLPDLAAGCSMADMATAEQVAECWDVLTDAGIAGETVPVSYMNSSADIKAFTGKHGGTICTSSNAKKALEWAFEQGEKILFLPDQHLGRNTAVRDMGMSLDDCVLYNPHKPNGGLTVEQLRNAKMILWRGHCSVHGRFSVDSVNDVRARIPGVNVLVHPECKHEVVAAADYVGSTEYIIKALEAAPAGSKWAIGTELNLVQRLANRFAPEGKEVVFLDKTVCFCSTMNRIDLPHLVWTLESLAEGNLVNQIQVDKETADFAKLALERMLALP, translated from the coding sequence GTGCGTGTCGTGACCACCGCCCAGCCTTTGGACAACCAGCCTTTGGACGTCCAGCCGACGCCCCTTGCCTTGCTGCTGCTCGGCCGCGAAGCCGACCCCAAGAGCGAGCGCGGGGTGGAGTGCCCCGGCGACCTGCCCTCGCCGTCGGACCCGGACCTCGTGGCGCGCGCCCGTGCCGCCAAGGAGAAGCTCGGGGACAAGGTCTTCATCCTCGGCCACCACTACCAGCGTGACGAGGTCATCGAGTTCGCCGACGTCACCGGTGACTCCTTCAAGCTCGCCAAGGACGCGGCCGCCAAGCCGGAGGCCGAGTACATCGTCTTCTGCGGCGTCCACTTCATGGCCGAGTCCGCGGACATCCTCACCTCGGACGACCAGAAGGTCGTCCTGCCGGACCTGGCCGCGGGCTGCTCGATGGCCGACATGGCCACCGCCGAGCAGGTCGCGGAGTGCTGGGACGTGCTGACCGACGCCGGCATCGCCGGTGAGACGGTCCCCGTCTCGTACATGAACTCCTCCGCCGACATCAAGGCCTTCACCGGCAAGCACGGCGGCACGATCTGCACCTCGTCCAACGCCAAGAAGGCCCTGGAGTGGGCGTTCGAGCAGGGCGAGAAGATCCTCTTCCTCCCGGACCAGCACCTGGGCCGCAACACCGCCGTCCGCGACATGGGCATGTCCCTGGACGACTGCGTGCTCTACAACCCGCACAAGCCGAACGGCGGCCTGACCGTCGAGCAGCTGCGGAACGCCAAGATGATCCTGTGGCGCGGGCACTGCTCGGTGCACGGCCGGTTCTCGGTCGACTCGGTCAACGACGTGCGCGCCCGCATCCCCGGCGTGAACGTCCTGGTCCACCCGGAGTGCAAGCACGAGGTCGTGGCGGCCGCGGACTACGTCGGCTCCACCGAGTACATCATCAAGGCGCTGGAGGCGGCCCCGGCCGGCTCCAAGTGGGCCATCGGCACCGAGCTGAACCTCGTCCAGCGTCTGGCGAACCGATTCGCCCCGGAGGGCAAGGAGGTCGTCTTCCTCGACAAGACGGTCTGCTTCTGCTCGACCATGAACCGCATCGACCTCCCCCACCTGGTGTGGACCCTGGAGTCCCTGGCCGAGGGCAACCTCGTCAACCAGATCCAGGTCGACAAGGAGACCGCGGACTTCGCCAAGCTCGCCCTGGAGCGGATGCTCGCGCTTCCGTAG
- a CDS encoding efflux RND transporter permease subunit — translation MFRLSRFSLAQRALIGLVSLVALLFGAIAIPQLKQQLLPSIDLPMVTVLAPYQGASPDVVEKQVVEPIEALLKGVDGITGITSTASEGNALIMATFDYGDEGTKQLVADVQQAVNRARVRLPAEVDPQVIAGSTDDIPTVVLAVTSDKDQQALADQLTTSVVPALEDIAGVGQVTVDGVRDLQVTVTPDDAKLAAAGLDGAALAQGLQAGGATVPAGSFDEAGKNRTVRVGSGYTSLAQLEDLRLTAGPGKPAVRLGDVASVKQEPAKADSLTRTNGKPSLALVLTMDKDGSAVAISDAVKDKLPELRTTLGSGADLAVVSDQGPAVAKSISGLTTEGLLGLVFAVVVILVFLGSLRSTLVTAVSIPLSVVLALIVLWTRDLSLNMLTLGALTIAIGRVVDDSIVVLENIKRHLGYGEERQHAIITAVKEVAGAVTSSTLTTVAVFLPIAFVGGMVGQFFGPFSITVTAALLASLLVSLTVVPVLSYWFLRAPKGVSEGDAASIEKARREAEEKESRSKLQQFYVRALGLVTRRRVATLIVAVVVLVATLGMTPLLKTNFFDQGEQEVLSIKQQLPPGTSLAAADEASRKVEKVLDGTDGVKDYQVTVGSSGFMAAFGGGTGSNQASYQVTLEDSGKTEAAKKHIETALKGLDGIGETTIAAGDGFGSQNLSVVVKAGDGAVLAQAAEQVRAEVAKIEDVTDVQSDLSQSVPRISVTATPKAAEFGLNQAALGAIVGQAVRGNPAGKAVLDDTERDIVIKSAQPATTLAQLRALPVGPVKLGDIAEVKEVPGPVAMTRIDGARAATISAKPVGDNTGAVSSTLQTKIKALDLPEGATATIGGVGQDQSEAFGQLGLAMLAAIAIVFMLLVATFRSLVQPLILLVSIPFAATGALGLLLITGTPLGVPALIGMLMLIGIVVTNAIVLIDLVNQYRAQGYGIVEAVVEGGRHRLRPILMTALATIFALLPMALGVTGEGGFISQPLAVVVIGGLISSTLLTLLLVPTLYTMLELRKERRSAKKRARLTVVPAPAASAEDESPVKV, via the coding sequence ATGTTCCGGCTGTCCCGCTTCAGCCTCGCCCAGAGGGCGCTGATCGGCCTCGTGTCGCTCGTCGCGCTGCTCTTCGGCGCCATTGCCATCCCGCAGCTCAAGCAGCAGCTGCTGCCCTCCATCGACCTGCCGATGGTGACCGTGCTCGCGCCGTACCAGGGCGCCTCGCCCGACGTGGTGGAGAAGCAGGTCGTCGAACCGATCGAGGCCCTGCTCAAGGGCGTCGACGGCATCACCGGCATCACCTCCACCGCCAGCGAGGGCAACGCCCTCATCATGGCGACCTTCGACTACGGCGACGAGGGCACCAAGCAGCTCGTCGCCGACGTCCAGCAGGCAGTCAACCGGGCCCGCGTACGGCTGCCCGCCGAGGTCGACCCGCAGGTGATCGCCGGTTCCACCGACGACATCCCGACCGTGGTCCTCGCCGTCACCTCCGACAAGGACCAGCAGGCGCTGGCCGACCAGCTGACCACGTCCGTGGTCCCCGCGCTGGAGGACATCGCGGGCGTCGGCCAGGTCACCGTCGACGGGGTCCGGGACCTCCAGGTCACCGTCACCCCCGACGACGCCAAGCTCGCCGCCGCCGGACTCGACGGCGCGGCCCTGGCCCAGGGCCTCCAGGCGGGCGGCGCCACCGTCCCCGCCGGCTCCTTCGACGAGGCGGGCAAGAACCGCACCGTGCGCGTCGGTTCGGGCTACACCTCGCTCGCCCAGCTGGAGGACCTGCGCCTCACCGCCGGACCGGGCAAGCCCGCCGTGCGCCTCGGCGACGTGGCGAGCGTGAAGCAGGAGCCGGCCAAGGCGGACTCCCTCACCCGCACCAACGGCAAGCCCAGCCTGGCCCTGGTCCTCACCATGGACAAGGACGGCAGCGCCGTCGCCATCTCGGACGCGGTCAAGGACAAGCTGCCCGAGCTCCGCACCACCCTCGGCTCCGGCGCCGACCTGGCCGTGGTCAGCGACCAGGGCCCGGCCGTCGCCAAGTCCATCTCGGGCCTGACCACCGAGGGCCTGCTCGGCCTGGTCTTCGCGGTCGTCGTGATCCTGGTCTTCCTCGGCTCGCTGCGCTCGACGCTGGTCACCGCGGTCTCCATCCCGCTGTCGGTCGTGCTCGCGCTGATCGTGCTGTGGACCCGGGACCTCTCCCTCAACATGCTGACGCTGGGCGCGCTCACCATCGCCATCGGCCGGGTCGTCGACGACTCGATCGTGGTCCTGGAGAACATCAAGCGCCACCTCGGCTACGGCGAGGAGCGGCAGCACGCGATCATCACCGCGGTCAAGGAGGTGGCCGGCGCGGTCACCTCCTCCACGCTCACCACCGTCGCCGTCTTCCTGCCGATCGCCTTCGTCGGCGGCATGGTCGGCCAGTTCTTCGGCCCGTTCTCCATCACCGTCACCGCGGCCCTGCTGGCCTCGCTGCTCGTCTCCCTGACGGTCGTGCCGGTGCTCTCGTACTGGTTCCTGCGCGCGCCGAAGGGCGTCAGCGAAGGGGACGCCGCGAGCATCGAGAAGGCCCGCCGCGAGGCCGAGGAGAAGGAGTCCCGCAGCAAGCTCCAGCAGTTCTACGTACGGGCGCTGGGCCTGGTCACCCGCCGCCGGGTCGCCACCCTGATCGTCGCCGTCGTGGTGCTCGTCGCGACGCTGGGCATGACCCCGCTGCTCAAGACGAACTTCTTCGACCAGGGCGAGCAGGAAGTCCTCAGCATCAAGCAGCAGTTGCCGCCCGGCACCTCGCTGGCCGCCGCGGACGAGGCGAGCCGCAAGGTCGAGAAGGTCCTGGACGGGACCGACGGGGTCAAGGACTACCAGGTCACCGTCGGCTCCTCCGGCTTCATGGCCGCCTTCGGCGGCGGTACGGGCTCCAACCAGGCCTCGTACCAGGTCACGCTGGAGGACTCCGGCAAGACCGAGGCCGCCAAGAAGCACATCGAGACCGCCCTGAAGGGGCTCGACGGCATCGGCGAGACCACCATCGCGGCCGGTGACGGCTTCGGCAGCCAGAACCTCAGCGTGGTCGTCAAGGCCGGCGACGGGGCCGTCCTGGCCCAGGCCGCCGAGCAGGTCCGCGCCGAGGTGGCGAAGATCGAGGACGTCACCGACGTCCAGAGCGACCTGTCCCAGTCCGTGCCCCGGATCTCGGTCACCGCCACCCCCAAGGCTGCGGAGTTCGGCCTGAACCAGGCGGCGCTCGGCGCCATCGTCGGCCAGGCCGTACGCGGCAACCCGGCGGGCAAGGCCGTACTGGACGACACCGAGCGGGACATCGTCATCAAGTCCGCGCAGCCGGCCACCACCCTGGCCCAGCTGCGGGCGCTGCCCGTCGGCCCCGTGAAGCTCGGCGACATCGCCGAGGTCAAGGAGGTCCCCGGCCCCGTCGCGATGACCCGGATCGACGGCGCCCGCGCCGCGACCATCAGCGCGAAGCCGGTCGGTGACAACACCGGCGCCGTCAGCTCCACCCTGCAGACGAAGATCAAAGCCCTGGACCTGCCCGAGGGCGCCACGGCCACCATCGGCGGCGTCGGACAGGACCAGAGCGAGGCCTTCGGCCAGCTGGGCCTGGCCATGCTCGCGGCCATCGCGATCGTGTTCATGCTGCTGGTCGCGACGTTCCGCTCGCTGGTCCAGCCGCTGATCCTGCTGGTCTCGATCCCCTTCGCGGCGACCGGCGCGCTCGGCCTGCTGCTGATCACGGGCACCCCGCTCGGCGTCCCGGCGCTGATCGGCATGCTGATGCTCATCGGCATCGTCGTGACCAACGCGATCGTCCTGATCGACCTGGTCAACCAGTACCGGGCCCAGGGCTACGGCATCGTCGAGGCGGTCGTCGAGGGCGGCCGGCACCGACTGCGCCCGATCCTGATGACGGCACTGGCGACGATCTTCGCGCTGCTCCCGATGGCGCTGGGCGTCACCGGAGAGGGCGGCTTCATCTCGCAGCCGCTCGCGGTGGTCGTCATCGGCGGCCTGATCAGCTCCACCCTGCTGACCCTGCTCCTGGTGCCGACCCTCTACACGATGCTGGAGCTCCGCAAGGAGCGCCGCAGCGCGAAGAAGAGGGCCCGCCTGACCGTGGTCCCGGCCCCGGCCGCCTCCGCGGAGGACGAGAGCCCCGTCAAGGTCTGA
- a CDS encoding DUF3043 domain-containing protein, with amino-acid sequence MFGSRSSKEEKDAATDKVSADLSQSRDPQAPKGRPTPKRAVAQSQRKAVVASTGNRKEDAKRARERRRVEMTKQREALANGDERYLPNRDKGPVRRYVRDFVDSRFSVAEMFLPLAVIILVLSMVRVSSIQNIALLLWLGVIALIIVDSIGMFIRLRKALNERFPNEPKRGAVAYGLMRTLQMRRLRLPKPQVKRGERP; translated from the coding sequence GTGTTTGGTAGCCGATCCTCCAAGGAAGAGAAGGACGCCGCCACCGACAAGGTGAGCGCCGACCTCTCGCAGTCCCGTGACCCTCAGGCCCCGAAGGGCCGCCCGACGCCGAAGCGTGCTGTGGCCCAGTCGCAGCGCAAGGCCGTGGTGGCTTCGACCGGCAACCGCAAGGAGGATGCCAAGCGGGCTCGTGAGCGCCGCCGGGTCGAGATGACCAAGCAGCGCGAAGCCCTCGCCAATGGCGACGAGCGTTATCTGCCCAACCGGGACAAGGGTCCCGTGCGCCGGTACGTGCGCGACTTCGTGGACTCCCGCTTCTCCGTCGCCGAGATGTTCCTGCCGCTGGCCGTGATCATCCTGGTGCTGAGCATGGTGCGGGTGTCGTCCATCCAGAACATCGCGCTGCTGCTGTGGCTCGGCGTGATCGCGCTGATCATCGTCGACTCCATCGGCATGTTCATCCGCCTGCGCAAGGCCCTGAACGAGCGCTTCCCGAACGAGCCCAAGCGCGGCGCCGTCGCGTACGGCCTGATGCGCACCCTCCAGATGCGCCGGCTGCGTCTGCCGAAGCCGCAGGTCAAGCGCGGGGAACGGCCCTGA
- a CDS encoding class I SAM-dependent methyltransferase has product MRQELVGRQVDEQIAHRFPVGQRLRVLDVGMGQGTQALRLARAGHMVTGLEQDPAMLTVAREVLAAEPPGIQDRVRLMEGDGRETGAHFLPGSFDVVLCHGVLMYVAEPDAMLAGLARMLAPGGLLSLLVRNGDALAMRPGLHGDWTAALSAFEGVDYTNRLGLDVRADRLATLTATLSGIGAPLQTWYGVRVFTDGTEAGDELPADAELERLLAAEDRAGRTDPYRGVAALLHLCGVRG; this is encoded by the coding sequence GTGCGCCAGGAGCTCGTCGGCCGGCAGGTCGACGAGCAGATCGCGCACCGCTTCCCCGTGGGGCAGCGGCTGCGCGTCCTCGACGTCGGCATGGGCCAGGGCACGCAGGCACTGCGCCTGGCCCGCGCCGGGCACATGGTGACCGGGCTGGAGCAGGATCCGGCGATGCTGACCGTCGCCCGTGAGGTGCTGGCTGCCGAGCCCCCCGGGATCCAGGACCGCGTCCGCCTCATGGAGGGCGACGGCCGGGAGACCGGCGCGCACTTCCTGCCGGGCAGCTTCGACGTCGTGCTCTGCCACGGCGTCCTCATGTACGTCGCCGAGCCGGACGCCATGCTGGCCGGGCTCGCCCGGATGCTGGCCCCCGGCGGGCTGCTGTCCCTGCTGGTGCGCAACGGCGACGCCCTCGCCATGCGGCCCGGCCTGCACGGTGACTGGACGGCGGCGCTGTCCGCCTTCGAAGGCGTCGACTACACGAACCGGCTGGGCCTGGACGTGCGCGCCGACCGGCTGGCCACGCTGACCGCGACCCTGTCCGGGATCGGCGCCCCGCTGCAGACCTGGTACGGCGTACGCGTCTTCACCGACGGCACCGAGGCCGGAGACGAGCTCCCGGCCGACGCGGAGCTGGAGCGGCTGCTCGCCGCCGAGGACCGCGCCGGGCGGACCGACCCCTACCGCGGGGTCGCCGCGCTGCTGCACCTGTGCGGCGTACGGGGCTGA